The following DNA comes from Falco rusticolus isolate bFalRus1 chromosome 12, bFalRus1.pri, whole genome shotgun sequence.
tatctaattttatttttcacacaagGTCTTCCTCAATTTCATATATAGATTCAGTTATTAAACACCTGTGATCAGTAATCAGATAGGCAGTTTATAGTTCTACCAAAATACACTTCTTTATCTATACAAATAAAGGAGAGTTAATTCTAAACATATATAATTAATGCACAGAAAGTTGTAGCTAGCTCCAGGCATGCTTGAAGCCTGTAGAGCTCCACGAACAGCTACAAATAAGTCTTTACTTGTTCGTACTTTTGTAGGAACTTCAAAAGTTATGTTTGCACTTCCAAGCTGTAAGTATTACTATTCCCCTTCTGTAGCTAGTGAAACCGAGGCGTGAGATTTTACACATCATTGCCTGGGATTGCTTGAACATTGCTGAGTAGAAGATGATTGGCCTAAAACTGCTGGCACTGTACTTGAATGTAGATCTGCTCTATCTTCAGAATCACGTTAGTACTAATTAACCACTTCCAGCATATTAAAGGTCTTCAGTATATTTCTCACTACTAGTCCTGTGCTAATGTAGCAAGCTGCTCCATGTTAATTACAACCTCATTGAGGCGACCAGTTTGTGAAAAGACTGGGAGATACATATCACTTAGTGGTCTGATACTCATTCCCTCCTAGCCTGCTATGTCTGGCAGCCAAGCACTTAAGCACAGGCTGTCAGTTAAGTTGACCTTGAGGAACTCATATTGCTGACCTCTGTTTCCCTATCTTCTCAGTGGCGTATCTTGTTTGCTCTGCTATTACTCTAACAAAGGACTTTAGGTTTATCACACTTAAAAGACCTGATCTGGCCTTTGCTGCTCTAAGGGGCCCGTAGACCACTATTTCTGTACGATGCTGCATGTTACCCAAATAAATGTCCTTAAATTAGCCAGTTCAGTTATTAGGAGCAGTCTGGCTGTAGCAGCAGAGAGCTTGGTGTCAGCTAATTAATATTCCTGTATGtgttttttgagaaaacatGCTCTTTGGATGTTATTAATTATCTAGTTGCCTAGTTAATAATAGATACCTCTCAACATATTAATGGAATACCGTTATTGTCATATATATTTTACAAGAAGAGTGGGATCTTTCAGCTGATGTAGGTCTTGGTCCAGCAATGGCATAGCAGTAAGCCAGCATCTGTTGATATGCTGCTAGTTGTGTCATAGGGATGCCAACTATAAATTTACCGTATTCAAGCTCTGCTCCCACATTCAGGGTTTATGTAGAGTGTTTTGTGTCCTAGTGACTCCCAACAACTTTGCTGTGTTACAGCTGTGCAAATGGAAGTGCAGTGGCCTACATTTCAACAGTGATTAGTGAGACAGCCTGACCTGCTTGAAATGCTCTAAGCAgccctgcttttcagaaagctttgagCGCTTGTTCACCAGTGAATCTGGTTTTATACCATGCCtcaagctgaaaattaaaaatttctagTAATTTTGGAGACTTTAATACAGAGTATTTAAATTGTGCtggacatttttcttcctcttgtgcCTGGATGTGTCGTGGTTCAGTGTAATGGATCAGTCTGTGTTTCATTAATATTAACAGTGAAATTTTGTTCATTTAGAGGGCAGTACTGTTGTGTTAGTAGATGGAAAATTGCCTGGAAGACTGCTGATAAAGGTGTAGTGGCAACTGGTACTGATGGTGCAGTTTCTGAACCGTCCTGCAGAGGGGACAGGTAATATGAAGTAAAACGTCCAtgagaaaacaagaaggaaCATACTGTAAGAAGTATTCATGCACCTGCCAAATGATCCGACAGGACTTTCCTGTCCTGTGCTTCAAAAATGATCGCACTGAAATGCTGCTCCAAAACGTGCCAACCTGGCCTTCGTCTTGACTCCTGTAAAACCGCTGCTCTGAAGCCACCTCAGCAATGCTGTCCCTCAACAAAACTGTTGTTTTTGTTGAGGGACATGTGCGAGCACAAACATGAGGGACATGTTTGACATGTGCGAGCACAGCTGAGTATCTGACTCCTTTGTGCCCACTTCCCCTGGTGGTAAATGCTGTGGTTCCACTTGTCTGGCATGGAAACTTGAGCAGTTCAAGAAAAGCAGCTATCACTTATCTTCTGCGCAGCATGTAGCGTGTTTGTGTGGGCTACCCTGGACCATGTAGTTCAAGTGCTTCCTAACgatataatatttttcaattccGTTTGCAACTCCTAGAGGCGTCCGAAGGTCTTCCAGAGGTTTTACAGGAACAGACCTCCTTTAGCCATCAGTACGATGCCAGAGACTCTGCTAATGAACCCATTCAAGGAAAGGTAAGACAATGTGCATCCTGTATGATTAATAGCATTCAGGAAGGTGGAGGAGTACGTTTATCCCAGAGCTTCCGACTGTCTGTTTTATATGAAGATTTGTTGTCGGATGCTTTAGAATTGTTAGCAGTTAATATTAACGACGTGCTCTTTTGTATTACTTGTACATGCTTTGTTTTGGATTCCTGTGTATTGTAGCACCCAGGCTTCCTGTAGTTTTGATGAACAATAACCTAATCATAAATCACATGATTTGGATTTCTAAAGAGTCTGTTTATGCTGTGACTTCACTGAACCTGACTGCCTCTCTGTGTGAAAAAGCTGGGATGAGTAAGATTAGAGCAAGGGCTAATGTATGAGGGCCTGTTTCGATACAGACTCTTTTGCCAGGCCTTGCCTCTTAGGGGTTTGTATGTATGGTTATGCGTTTCTTATAAACCAGTAGCTTCGTATAAATAGGGAACTGATCCACAGACTCTGATAGACTTAAAGAAGATCCAAAATATGGGGTTCAgttgtgaaaaatattttgagaaatgcAAGGtatgtttgtttgcatttctatctgtttaaaaaaaaaaaatcttatgtaGCTCTGATGAGCAAAATAATTCAGGATGCAGCCGTAAATCTCCTGGCCtacaaaagcagcagttcagAATTGTATCCATAGCAACCCATGTAGCAAGAAATGAAATCTGATATGAATAGTCTCGTACAGAAGAGCTGTATGCAAGTCACACACTCTCTGAGGCAGAGTGGTTGTGAaccacagaaaataagatgCGTTTTCTTGTTGCTTCTTTCCAAGTATTCCTACCGTGCCCCATTTCATGAATAAAATGGGCTGACAAACCAGCTATTATTCCATTGCCTTCAGCTATTCGGACCTAGGCCAGTGGCCAGTGGAGAGGCCGAGAAACAAGCGTAAGCTTTGCCAGCACTTGAGCTAATAAATGAACTCAGTTCACAGCTGCATCTACGAGCTGCTTATGTTCCCCTGGTTAATGTCAACCTTGTTTCCCCTTCCAGCGACATGGAGCTTTTGTGTGTGCAGAGATAAAACCAGCAAGTGGTCGATAGTTCCTAAGGGAACAGAAATATTCCTGAGTGCTAGAGGGTCATGTTCACTAGAATGGccaaaaacagagaaaggaagctCAGTGGAAAGCCGAATGACCTCACCCAGTCTCTTCCTGCAGAATTCCTAGGAGACAGTAGGCTCTGAAAATCACTTATCAAAACCAGACGTCAGAGAAATAGCCAAGGCATACCCCAGAATTCCTGTGAGAGGACACAAAAGTTCAGGCATTTCTCAGACAAGCAAGGTAGATGTTGACTGCACTGCTGGGGAGGAGTCCTTTGCATCCTGCAATGAAATGGCCTTTGATAGATGAGTGAGGGGGTTACCTACGGTATGTAAAAACATGCAGACACTGATATCACCATCAGCAACTGAAACAAACAGAGCCTAGAGTCACTGTTAGGCCATTGCATTTGCTTATTCTAATATCAATAACACCAAACACAAGCTGACACCAGTGAATTGTTGGAGGGAACACAATACTTCTTTGACGTACTAACAGCTGCACTATGCTTTGATGTCTCTAGAAAACTGTATGTTTATCAGAGTCTTTTTTTGTTATGGTGAAATTTCACTGTCTTCCCTGGAGCCCTCTTGATTCTTTCTATACATTCTACGTAAGATGATTTTTACATTAGTAAATACTTTCAGAGCTGCTGGTTAGAACTCACTGTAATTCATGAAAAAAGTACTTCATTTTTCAAGCCAGTTGTActtgtccttttatttttttgctggttGCTAGGTGTTTTATGTAAATGGTTTGTATTTACACCATCTCTTTGGATGCTGCAGTGTGAAACGTAATTTTGCATGCCATGTGGTGTCAGCTTGTGATAAATGGAAGCCATTGTTGCTTCCATAGGAAACAATGACAGCCAAGAGGGACAATTTGCTGCAGTCCACAGGAATGCAAAAATAATATAtcactg
Coding sequences within:
- the C12H2orf73 gene encoding LOW QUALITY PROTEIN: uncharacterized protein C2orf73 homolog (The sequence of the model RefSeq protein was modified relative to this genomic sequence to represent the inferred CDS: inserted 1 base in 1 codon; substituted 1 base at 1 genomic stop codon), which produces MYSMGAKDTRTKQSTHKTNLQKPDCELVLPAEFSQQQPSCGIEASEGLPEVLQEQTSFSHQYDARDSANEPIQGKRHGAFVCAEIKPASXSIVPKGTEIFLSARGSCSLEWPKTEKGSSVESRMTSPSLFLQNSXETVGSENHLSKPDVREIAKAYPRIPVRGHKSSGISQTSKVDVDCTAGEESFASCNEMAFDR